From Dromaius novaehollandiae isolate bDroNov1 chromosome 15, bDroNov1.hap1, whole genome shotgun sequence, a single genomic window includes:
- the C15H5orf47 gene encoding uncharacterized protein C5orf47 homolog, with product MEPGSGLGRPRVPHLYLHSFGAHRCGTVIRYGRARGAARPEGEGSPGAGTPRRSGDMRRPGPRAEPPSPAGRARDRPQVVRSHGGTQPVSPHHGDRREDKADTFDFPFPSRNVDKAMKRKKQKSKVWLRVWKVISKMLEENEKFRSRLLTCSQRNGEGSDMNQSSQNEASYLDREEPIFGWV from the exons ATGGAGCCCGGCTCTGGCCTAGGCCGGCCCCGCGTGCCGCACCTTTACCTCCACAGCTTCGGCGCCCACCGCTGCGGCACTGTCATCCGCTACGGCCGGGCCCGAGGCGCTGCCAGGCCAGAGGGCGAGGGCAGCCCAGGGGCCGGCACCCCAAGGCGGAGCGGCGACATGAGGCGCCCTGGCCCCAGGGCGGAGCCGCCCTCTccggcgggcagggcccgggaCCGGCCGCAGGTGGTGAGGAGCCACGGCGGCACCCAGCCTGTCAGCCCGCACCATG GTGACCGTCGAGAGGATAAGGCCGACACCTTtgattttcccttcccttcaagAAATGTTGATAAAGCAATGAAACGAAAGAAGCAAAAG TCTAAAGTCTGGCTTAGAGTCTGGAAAGTAATTTCAAAAATGCTTGAGGAAAATGAAAAGTTCAGAAGTCGACTGTTGACTTGCAGTCAGCGTAATGGAGAAG GCAGCGATATGAACCAAAGTTCACAGAATGAGGCATCCTATCTGGACAGG